In Haematobia irritans isolate KBUSLIRL chromosome 1, ASM5000362v1, whole genome shotgun sequence, a genomic segment contains:
- the LOC142222584 gene encoding uncharacterized protein LOC142222584 isoform X2 has product MKRFCVICKATMGGRATLYSFRPQNKAEWCNVLGLDPNKIPANMVLYETHTERLAYGNPSEMMEDYVPLEHLAMPSSQIVEPSLFVRSNFEVNEYEAGDVESPLEQFNENAQEYVPEMDSCGVESPDNECRINILLTTSTIRVLVEGNLF; this is encoded by the exons atgaagcgATTTTGCGTCATTTGTAAAGCCACTATGGGTGGAAGAGCTACATTGTACTCATTTCGTCCACAAAATAAAGCGGAATGGTGCAATGTACTTGGATTGGATCCCAATAAAATTCCAGCAAACATGGTGTTGTACGAAACTCATACGGAACGACTTGCTTATGGGAACCCATCTGAGATGATGGAAGACTACGTTCCTCTGGAACATTTGGCGATGCCCTCAAGCCAAATAGTGGAACCGTCGCTCTTTGTTCGATCAAATTTTGAAGTTAACGAATATGAAGCCGGTGATGTTGAAA GTCCGCTGGAGCAGTTTAATGAAAACGCCCAGGAGTATGTACCTGAAATGGACTCTTGTGGTGTGGAATCACCTGATAATGAGTGCAGAATCAATATTTTACTCACAACGAGTACTATAAGAGTACTTGTGGAGGGG AATCTGTTTTAA
- the LOC142222584 gene encoding uncharacterized protein LOC142222584 isoform X1 — protein MPEMYPQVKEILTAFAKSLPSSQSRKVCLSYDEINVTADIDDDTRLCRIFALNGIGSDWQCILSYDIIENGLNTIGRLKNSIAQRICVAYECGFDVICISADQCPISQKLYSICKTFNSGDNFKAKYLPQLSSCNPLDKQIWFIPDLTHLIIGITNAILKSHFDIDGDMITKARNFYPEACITHFRPKGYYYGIRDFEAVQNVFSNEIINKIKEIEPESETKAKTVEFLERMKAFVECFSNLSRDNYESVLNEWIIFFNSHGCSKVKSCLSGFKFVADDFFNCNEDIYSIDIQKCSTEWIEELFFYIRSYPFTTKLTLDVLRFHIGRILSSYVAKGTVRVQLCANSKFLLNEIKYYGIKTSYLQNIQNYDIS, from the exons ATGCCAGAAATGTATCCACaagttaaagaaatactaacagCATTTGCGAAAAGTCTGCCGTCGTCGCAAAGTCGCAAAGTTTGTTTATCGTATGATGAAATCAATGTAACGGCTGATATTGACGATGATACACGTTTATGTCGAATATTTGCTTTGAATGGTATTGGAAGCGACTGGCAGTGTATATTGTCCTACGACATTATCGAAAATGGTCTAAATACAATCGGACGCTTAAAGAATTCAATAGCCCAACGCATTTGCGTTGCCTATGAATGTGGATTTGATGTAATTTGCATTTCCGCCGATCAATGTccaatttcccaaaaattgtatagTATTTGTAAAACGTTTAATAGTGGGGATAATTTCAAGGCCAAATACTTGCCGCAACTGTCTTCCTGCAATCCGTTAGACAAGCAAATATGGTTCATTCCCGATCTAACACATTTGATAATAGGGATAACTAATGCCATATTAAAAAGTCACTTTGACATTGATGGCGACATGATAACGAAAGCCAGAAACTTTTACCCAGAAGCTTGCATAACTCATTTCCGTCCAAAAGGATATTACTACGGCATTAGAGACTTTGAAGCGGTGCAGAATGTATTCTCAaacgaaataataaataaaatcaaggAAATAGAGCCAGAAAGTGAGACAAAAGCAAAGACGGTTGAGTTTTTGGAGAGAATGAAGGCATTCGTAGaatgtttttctaatttatcAAGAGACAATTATG AATCTGTTTTAAACGAATggataatatttttcaattcgCATGGATGCAGCAAAGTAAAAAGTTGCCTGTCTGGGTTCAAGTTCGTTGCCGATGATTTCTTTAATTGCAATGAAGATATATATTCAATAGACATCCAAAAATGTTCCACAGAATGGATAgaagaattatttttctatattagGAGCTATCCGTTTACAACGAAATTAACTTTGGATGTTTTACGATTTCATATTGGGCGGATATTGTCCTCATATGTCGCCAAAGGAACAGTTCGAGTGCAGTTATGTGCCAATTCAAAATTCTTATTAAACGAAATCAAATATTACGGTATTAAAACAtcttatttacaaaatattcaaaactaTGATATTTCATAA